TTTCTCCAAATTGGAAGAGATAAGTGAAAAGGCAATTAAAATATCAAACTCACTCACTGGAGACATTGAACTTGCAGAATGTGAAATTGTTGAGGATAAGGTAAAGACTGATAGAAAAATATCTGTAAGCGATGTGACCATTGAAGATAAGAAGGAATTGATTCAGGAAGCAAACAAGGCAAGCAATGTTGGAAAGGTAGTGAGTACAACCGTCAGCTATTCAGACGGTGAAAGCCAAACCGCTTTTGTCAGCAGTGAAGGAAGTGAAATTCTTGTAGACAGCTCAAGAGTGGCACTTGCACTTAATGCAGTTGCTTCAAATGGAGAACTGATTCAATTCAATCATGGCAGTTTAGGTGGAGTGAAAGGATTTGAGATATTGCATGATGCAGACATAGAAACTTTTGGAAGAAAGATTGGAGAGAAAGCAACCGAACTATTGGATGCAAAACCTGCTCCATCAGGACGCTTTACAATTGTAGCAGACAACAACCTTACAGGAGTATTCATTCACGAAGCTGTGGGACATGCTGTTGAAGCAGACCTTGTCCTTCAAGACGATTCAATATTGCATGATCAAATGAACAAGAAAATTGGAACTGACATTGTAAACATTTATGACGATTCAAGTTACAAGGATGGATTCGGCTATTACCCATATGACGTTGAAGGAGTTAAAACCAGAAAGAATCAAATCGTTAAGAATGGAGAGCTAGTATCATTCCTCACATCAAGGGAAAGCGCAGGAAAATTAGGAATTCCCCTTACTGGAAATGCAAGGTCATCAGTCAGTGACCAACCTATCGTGAGAATGAGTAACACTTTCCTTGAACCAGGTGACTTAAGCTTTGAAGAGCTTATTGAAGACATCAATGATGGAATCTATCTTAAGGGTTCAAGAGGTGGACAAGTTGATACCGGTAAAGGAATTTTCCAATTCAATGCAACTGAAGCATACAAGATTGAAAATGGTGAACTTGCAAATCACTTCCGTGATGTGTCATTATCTGGAAACATTCTTGAGACACTTAAAGGTGTTGATGGAATAGGTTCAGATTTCAAGCTTAGTGTCGGTTACTGTGGTAAAGGTGGGCAAACTGCACCAGTCGGTGATGGTGGACCACACACCAGAATTTTGAATGCAATGGTAGGCGGAAGTAGCTAAATCAAATAGCTATTGTTTATTCAAAATCAAATTAATTAATTTTTTTATCAAATTGATTTACTATCAATTTAATTGAAGCTAGAATTAAAATAAACGATTTATGATAAATAGTTAACGAATTGATAAAAAGATATGTGGAAGTTGTTTAAAAATTATATTTTAAAGAAAAATTACATTATAAGAAAAAATATTTTTAAAAATTTTTCTAAAAAATAGAAAAATATAATCCATAAATTAGTTCAAAAATTTGAAGGTGAAAATATGTTAAGTGAAGATGATGGAAAATATTTGTTGAGTGTAGCAAAAGATGCTATTGAAACATATGTCAAGGAAAATAGAAAAATTGACACACCTTCAGATTGTCCCGAATATATGCATGAGGAACTTGGGGTTTTTGTCACATTGAATAAGCACAATAATCTCAGAGGATGCATCGGTTACCCTGAACCTGTTTACCCATTGATTGATGCAGTCATTGATTCAGCAATTTCAGCAGCGATGAGAGATCCACGTTTTCCAAGTGTTGATGAAAGTGAATTGGATTCACTTGATTATGAGATTACCGTTTTGACCAAGCCACAAATCATTGAAGTTGATAAGCCAATCGATTATTTGGACAACATCATAATTGGAGAAGATGGATTAATTGTTGAACGTGGATTCTATAGAGGCTTGCTCTTGCCACAAGTTGCCCCAGAACACAATATGGGCAAGGAAGAGTTTTTATCCCACACTTGCATGAAGGCAGGGCTTAGACCAGATGCATGGTTAGATGAAAATACAAAAGTATACAAATTCCAAGGGCAAATATTTAAATAAAGCTTTTTATAAAAGTATTAACTTAAACAATAGAATATACCTATTAGAATTATTAAATATTTTATTATTAGAATTATTAAAAAAATCATATTTACAAAAATTACTAAAATTACAAAAAATTAAATTATTATGATTACATGGTGATAAAAAATGATGTTACCAACTATTCCAACTCCAGATGAATTATTAGATAAAGGTTTCAGAAGAGGTAAGAAGGCAGCTGATTTAAGAAGAGGAGAAAAGATGCCTAAACACTTGAAGGGCAAACGTATTGAAGAGACAAGAGTGATCACTGCTTGCCAAGTCATTAAGGACAGACTCAAAATGATCTTGGACCGTACCCCTGAAATCGAAGAGTTACCTGAATTTTATCAAGATTATATAGACATCACTGTAGGTGTA
The DNA window shown above is from Methanobrevibacter ruminantium and carries:
- a CDS encoding TldD/PmbA family protein, coding for MEEHIDLFKKILTKIDDKVDYADIRAGKGNNTSIIMKDNQIQEINTGISTVARIRVLNNGAWGFASTNDFSKLEEISEKAIKISNSLTGDIELAECEIVEDKVKTDRKISVSDVTIEDKKELIQEANKASNVGKVVSTTVSYSDGESQTAFVSSEGSEILVDSSRVALALNAVASNGELIQFNHGSLGGVKGFEILHDADIETFGRKIGEKATELLDAKPAPSGRFTIVADNNLTGVFIHEAVGHAVEADLVLQDDSILHDQMNKKIGTDIVNIYDDSSYKDGFGYYPYDVEGVKTRKNQIVKNGELVSFLTSRESAGKLGIPLTGNARSSVSDQPIVRMSNTFLEPGDLSFEELIEDINDGIYLKGSRGGQVDTGKGIFQFNATEAYKIENGELANHFRDVSLSGNILETLKGVDGIGSDFKLSVGYCGKGGQTAPVGDGGPHTRILNAMVGGSS
- a CDS encoding TIGR00296 family protein translates to MLSEDDGKYLLSVAKDAIETYVKENRKIDTPSDCPEYMHEELGVFVTLNKHNNLRGCIGYPEPVYPLIDAVIDSAISAAMRDPRFPSVDESELDSLDYEITVLTKPQIIEVDKPIDYLDNIIIGEDGLIVERGFYRGLLLPQVAPEHNMGKEEFLSHTCMKAGLRPDAWLDENTKVYKFQGQIFK